In one window of Acidobacteriota bacterium DNA:
- a CDS encoding heavy-metal-associated domain-containing protein, translated as MALNLKFNVTGAEKIHCESCEERIGRALKRLPGVEDVQASAKEQRVSVSIDPKRTNAEQVQARLQQIGYEVKLGDAA; from the coding sequence ATGGCTCTCAATCTTAAATTCAACGTCACAGGTGCGGAGAAGATCCACTGCGAATCGTGCGAAGAGCGGATTGGACGCGCGCTGAAACGTCTTCCTGGCGTCGAAGACGTGCAAGCCAGCGCAAAGGAACAGCGCGTTTCGGTCTCCATTGATCCCAAGCGCACGAATGCTGAGCAGGTGCAAGCTAGATTGCAGCAAATCGGATATGAGGTAAAACTCGGAGACGCAGCATGA